In Gordonia iterans, the following proteins share a genomic window:
- a CDS encoding NAD-dependent succinate-semialdehyde dehydrogenase: protein MTYVTENPATGAVERTFDTLSDEEVQEVLARSAEAYKHWRETSIDERVRMLRATAAAYRDRIGELAELVSTEMGKPPAQAQGELMLTAMIYDWYAEHGPALLESEELDPQGAASSIVTRTPIGPLLGIMPWNFPYYQVARFAAPNLLLGNTIVLKHAPICAASSAVMEEIAHAAGVPRDAYINVYVTNEQAADIIADKRIQGVSLTGSGRAGAAVAQTAAKHLKKSVLELGGSDAFILLDTPDVAATAAGAAKGRLMNCGQACNSPKRFIVHEELYDDFVAQLTAAFEGAAVGDPADPETQVGPLSSVAARDQVVEQVRRAVAQGATLHTGGEALDRPGAFMAPAVLTGITPEMDAYREEIFGPVAVVYSVSDDDQAVELANDVDYGLSGSVWSTDVERATALADRLDVGMAMVNEHGTTLPGLPFGGVKASGYGRELGPWGLGEFANVRLRRIAK from the coding sequence ATGACCTACGTCACCGAGAATCCCGCGACCGGCGCCGTCGAGCGCACCTTCGACACCCTGAGCGACGAGGAGGTGCAAGAGGTTCTCGCTCGGTCGGCCGAGGCGTACAAGCATTGGCGCGAGACGTCGATCGACGAGCGCGTCCGGATGCTGCGTGCCACCGCGGCCGCGTACCGGGACCGGATCGGTGAGCTCGCCGAGCTGGTCTCCACCGAGATGGGCAAGCCGCCCGCTCAGGCACAGGGGGAGCTGATGCTCACCGCGATGATCTACGACTGGTACGCAGAGCACGGTCCGGCGCTGCTGGAGTCCGAGGAGCTCGATCCGCAGGGCGCGGCGTCGTCGATCGTCACCCGGACGCCGATCGGTCCGCTGCTCGGGATCATGCCGTGGAACTTCCCCTACTATCAGGTGGCGCGTTTCGCGGCCCCGAATCTGTTGCTGGGCAACACGATCGTGCTCAAGCATGCGCCGATCTGCGCGGCGTCGTCCGCGGTGATGGAAGAGATCGCGCACGCTGCTGGTGTACCGCGTGATGCGTACATCAACGTGTACGTGACCAACGAGCAGGCGGCGGACATCATCGCCGACAAGCGGATCCAGGGCGTGTCGCTGACCGGCAGCGGCCGGGCCGGCGCCGCGGTGGCGCAGACCGCCGCCAAGCATCTCAAGAAGTCGGTGCTCGAGCTCGGCGGATCGGATGCGTTCATCCTGCTCGACACCCCGGACGTCGCAGCCACGGCGGCCGGTGCGGCGAAGGGCCGGCTGATGAACTGCGGGCAGGCCTGCAACTCGCCGAAGCGGTTCATCGTGCACGAGGAGCTGTACGACGACTTCGTGGCTCAGCTGACCGCCGCGTTCGAGGGCGCGGCAGTCGGTGACCCCGCCGATCCGGAGACGCAGGTCGGTCCGCTCTCGTCGGTGGCCGCTCGTGACCAGGTGGTGGAGCAGGTGAGGCGGGCGGTGGCGCAGGGCGCCACGCTGCACACCGGCGGCGAGGCCCTCGACCGGCCGGGCGCGTTCATGGCGCCGGCGGTGCTCACCGGGATCACGCCGGAGATGGACGCGTATCGCGAGGAGATCTTCGGCCCGGTCGCCGTCGTCTATTCGGTGAGCGACGACGATCAGGCCGTGGAACTGGCCAACGACGTCGACTACGGGCTGTCCGGGTCGGTGTGGAGCACGGATGTGGAGCGGGCTACCGCGCTGGCCGACCGCCTCGACGTCGGCATGGCAATGGTGAACGAGCACGGCACCACGCTGCCGGGTCTGCCGTTCGGCGGCGTCAAGGCGTCTGGCTACGGGCGCGAGCTGGGGCCGTGGGGTCTCGGCGAGTTCGCGAACGTGCGTCTGCGTCGGATCGCCAAGTAG